A genome region from Stenotrophomonas maltophilia includes the following:
- a CDS encoding YceI family protein: MRPCLALLPMLLATAPAWADADTYRLDPVHTRVLFGIDHAGYSQAMGTVSGSEGRLQFDPDNWREATLDVEVPVSRLDLGDAKWNQATLARSLLDGERFPKAHFVSTRVEPIDAKRAHVIGTLTLRGVSQEITLDVTLNAIKRYPLPPFRRTAGFSASTTLSRRAFGITAWPGVIGDAVQLRIEAEATLDRSDAPGTPAPVPHSDPKTAP, from the coding sequence ATGCGTCCCTGCCTGGCCCTGCTGCCGATGCTGCTCGCCACCGCTCCCGCCTGGGCGGATGCAGATACCTATCGCCTCGATCCGGTACATACACGTGTGCTGTTCGGCATCGACCACGCCGGCTATTCGCAGGCCATGGGTACGGTGTCTGGCAGCGAGGGCCGCCTGCAGTTCGATCCCGACAACTGGCGCGAGGCCACGCTGGACGTCGAGGTCCCCGTGTCGCGATTGGACCTTGGTGATGCCAAATGGAACCAGGCCACGCTGGCCCGCAGCCTTCTGGATGGCGAGCGTTTCCCGAAGGCACACTTCGTCTCCACCCGGGTCGAACCGATCGATGCCAAGCGCGCCCACGTGATCGGCACGCTGACCCTGCGCGGGGTCAGCCAGGAAATCACGCTGGATGTGACCCTCAACGCCATCAAACGCTACCCGCTCCCCCCGTTCCGACGCACCGCCGGCTTCTCCGCCAGCACCACCCTGAGCCGGCGTGCGTTCGGCATCACCGCCTGGCCGGGCGTCATCGGTGATGCAGTACAGCTGAGGATCGAGGCTGAAGCCACCCTCGACCGCAGCGACGCCCCGGGAACTCCCGCTCCCGTTCCGCACTCCGACCCCAAGACGGCCCCCTAG
- a CDS encoding glutaredoxin family protein: MLTLFQRDDCHLCDMALAELAKAGAPEFESVFLDDQPALEARYGARVPVLRDETGGRELDWPFDAARVQAWLAEG, translated from the coding sequence GTGTTGACCCTGTTCCAGCGCGACGACTGCCATCTGTGTGACATGGCCCTGGCCGAGCTGGCCAAGGCGGGGGCACCGGAGTTCGAATCGGTGTTCCTGGACGATCAGCCGGCGCTGGAAGCGCGCTATGGCGCGCGGGTGCCGGTGCTGCGCGACGAGACTGGCGGTCGTGAGCTGGACTGGCCGTTCGACGCGGCCCGTGTGCAGGCCTGGCTGGCCGAGGGTTGA
- a CDS encoding homoserine dehydrogenase: protein MSALAAEIPALGVGRLALLGTGTVGSAFVQRYQALRARGLELPSVQWLANSRTALEIDRDLALPLELARRAPRDGQSSPPWASAEGLERGDVVVDATASEDVAARHVQWLARGVHVVTANKLGRGAQLARAQAIAESCADSGARYGDSATVGAGLPLLSSLRALVAGGDHIHAIEGVLSGSLAWLFHRYDGQSPFSAAVREALAAGYTEPDPRLDLSGEDVRRKLLILARSSGLALDAAQVQVDSLVPAALAALPLEEAVGALEQLDAPLQARWQQARDNGRVLRFVGRVDGEGAQVGLRELPADHPLAQGAGTDNRVAIHSDRYQRQPLLIQGPGAGAEVTAAALLDDVLRIVG, encoded by the coding sequence ATGAGCGCGCTCGCCGCTGAAATTCCTGCGCTGGGCGTGGGACGCCTGGCGCTGCTCGGCACCGGCACGGTCGGCTCGGCCTTCGTGCAGCGTTACCAGGCATTGCGGGCGCGTGGGCTGGAACTGCCCAGCGTGCAGTGGCTGGCCAATTCACGCACTGCGCTGGAAATCGATCGTGACCTGGCGTTGCCGCTGGAGCTGGCACGACGTGCACCGCGCGATGGACAGAGTTCGCCGCCGTGGGCGAGCGCCGAGGGGCTGGAGCGTGGCGATGTTGTGGTCGACGCCACCGCCAGCGAAGACGTGGCCGCGCGCCACGTGCAGTGGCTGGCGCGCGGCGTGCACGTGGTGACCGCCAACAAGCTGGGCCGTGGTGCGCAGCTGGCACGCGCGCAGGCGATTGCCGAAAGCTGCGCCGACAGTGGCGCGCGCTATGGCGACAGCGCGACGGTGGGCGCGGGCCTGCCGCTGCTGAGCAGCCTGCGTGCGTTGGTGGCTGGTGGCGATCACATCCATGCCATCGAGGGTGTGCTGTCCGGTTCGCTGGCCTGGCTGTTCCATCGTTACGACGGCCAGTCGCCGTTCTCGGCGGCGGTGCGCGAGGCGTTGGCGGCCGGCTACACCGAGCCCGATCCGCGCCTGGACCTGTCCGGCGAAGACGTGCGGCGCAAGCTGTTGATCCTCGCCCGCAGCAGTGGCCTGGCGCTGGATGCCGCGCAGGTGCAGGTGGATTCGCTGGTGCCTGCGGCGCTGGCGGCGTTGCCGCTGGAGGAAGCGGTAGGCGCGCTGGAACAACTGGACGCGCCGTTGCAGGCGCGCTGGCAGCAGGCGCGCGACAACGGCCGCGTGCTGCGTTTCGTTGGCCGTGTTGATGGCGAGGGCGCGCAGGTGGGCCTGCGTGAGCTGCCTGCGGATCACCCGCTGGCGCAGGGGGCAGGCACCGACAACCGCGTGGCCATCCACAGTGATCGCTACCAACGCCAGCCGCTGTTGATCCAGGGGCCGGGTGCGGGCGCGGAAGTCACTGCCGCTGCGTTGCTGGATGACGTGCTGAGGATCGTGGGTTGA
- a CDS encoding L-serine ammonia-lyase — protein sequence MAVSTFDVFKIGIGPSSSHTVGPMKAAERFIHRWLLDPGRLHEVARIRADVYGSLALTGRGHGTDKAILLGLEGQRPNLIDPDIIPATLERIRSSKRIQLMGQHEIAFDEKRDLGMNKRQKLPYHTNGMRFTAYNAEDEVIATRDYYSVGGGFVVNQDDAADDRIVPDETPLPYPFKSGDELLAQTARSGLSIAQLMFENEKCWRSEDEIRANLREIWSAMQSCVARGIREEGVLPGGLKVGRRAPALYRELSSKPEAAMRDPLTTLDWVNLYALAVNEENAAGGRVVTAPTNGAAGVLPAVLHYFDRFCPGANEQRVFDFLLTSAAIGILYKENASISGAEVGCQGEVGVACSMAAGGLVAALGGNPSQIENAAEIGMEHNLGLTCDPIGGLVQIPCIERNAMGAVKAINASRMAMRGDGKHKVSLDKVIKTMRDTGRDMQDKYKETSRGGLAVNVIEC from the coding sequence ATGGCTGTCAGCACGTTCGACGTTTTCAAGATCGGCATTGGCCCGAGCTCCTCGCACACCGTCGGGCCGATGAAGGCCGCCGAGCGATTCATCCATCGCTGGCTGCTCGACCCGGGTCGCCTGCACGAAGTCGCGCGCATCCGCGCCGATGTCTATGGCTCGCTGGCACTGACCGGCCGCGGCCATGGCACCGACAAGGCAATCCTGCTGGGCCTGGAAGGCCAGCGGCCAAACCTGATCGACCCGGACATCATTCCAGCCACGCTGGAGCGCATCCGCAGCAGCAAGCGCATCCAGCTGATGGGCCAGCACGAAATCGCTTTCGACGAGAAACGCGACCTCGGCATGAACAAGCGCCAGAAGCTGCCGTACCACACCAACGGCATGCGCTTCACCGCGTACAACGCCGAGGACGAAGTGATCGCCACCCGCGACTATTACTCGGTCGGTGGCGGCTTCGTGGTCAACCAGGACGACGCGGCCGATGACCGCATCGTGCCCGACGAGACCCCGCTGCCCTACCCGTTCAAGAGCGGCGACGAGCTGCTGGCGCAGACCGCGCGCAGCGGCCTGAGCATCGCCCAGCTGATGTTCGAGAACGAGAAATGCTGGCGCAGCGAAGACGAGATCCGCGCCAACCTGCGCGAGATCTGGAGCGCCATGCAGTCGTGCGTGGCACGCGGCATCCGCGAGGAAGGCGTGCTGCCGGGTGGCCTGAAGGTGGGCCGTCGTGCGCCGGCGCTGTACCGCGAGCTGTCGTCGAAGCCGGAAGCCGCGATGCGCGATCCGCTGACCACGCTGGACTGGGTCAACCTCTATGCGCTGGCGGTGAACGAAGAGAACGCCGCCGGTGGCCGTGTGGTCACCGCGCCGACCAACGGCGCAGCCGGCGTGCTGCCGGCGGTGCTGCACTACTTCGATCGCTTCTGCCCGGGTGCGAACGAGCAGCGCGTATTCGACTTCCTGCTGACCTCGGCGGCGATCGGCATCCTCTACAAGGAGAACGCCTCGATTTCCGGCGCCGAAGTGGGCTGCCAAGGTGAAGTGGGCGTGGCCTGCTCGATGGCGGCCGGCGGCCTGGTCGCCGCGCTCGGCGGCAACCCCAGCCAGATCGAGAACGCCGCGGAAATCGGCATGGAGCACAACCTCGGCCTGACCTGCGACCCGATCGGAGGCCTGGTGCAGATTCCGTGCATCGAACGCAATGCGATGGGCGCGGTGAAGGCGATCAACGCCTCGCGCATGGCCATGCGTGGCGACGGCAAGCACAAGGTGTCGCTGGACAAGGTGATCAAGACCATGCGCGATACCGGGCGCGACATGCAGGACAAGTACAAGGAAACCAGCCGCGGTGGCCTGGCGGTGAACGTCATCGAGTGCTGA
- a CDS encoding cytochrome b gives MTAKNTPAAWGSVSQILHWLIALLILALGVVGLTMGELPKTPKYFWVYTAHKSIGITVLALVLFRLGWRMYAGAPKPVPGVPSWQERIAGATHVLLYVLMFAIPLSGWLYDSASGLRPFRWFGLVDVPKLSGPDPQVVAVSHAIHEYGFWLLIAVVLAHAGAAFYHHLFQRDATLSRMLPRGWLASPQKD, from the coding sequence ATGACCGCCAAGAACACCCCCGCCGCCTGGGGGAGTGTCAGCCAGATCCTGCATTGGTTGATTGCACTGCTGATCCTCGCCCTCGGCGTGGTCGGCCTGACCATGGGTGAACTGCCCAAGACCCCCAAGTATTTCTGGGTCTACACCGCACACAAGTCGATCGGCATCACCGTGCTGGCGCTGGTGCTGTTCCGCCTCGGCTGGCGCATGTACGCCGGCGCGCCCAAGCCGGTGCCGGGCGTGCCCAGCTGGCAGGAACGCATTGCCGGCGCCACCCACGTGCTGCTGTATGTGCTGATGTTCGCCATCCCGCTGTCGGGCTGGCTGTACGACTCGGCCAGCGGCCTGCGCCCGTTCCGCTGGTTCGGCCTGGTCGACGTGCCCAAGCTGAGCGGCCCCGATCCGCAGGTGGTCGCGGTATCGCACGCCATCCACGAATACGGCTTCTGGCTGTTGATCGCGGTGGTGCTGGCCCATGCCGGCGCTGCCTTCTACCACCACCTGTTCCAGCGCGATGCGACCTTGTCCCGCATGTTGCCGCGCGGCTGGCTTGCCTCCCCTCAGAAGGACTGA
- a CDS encoding YceI family protein: MNLKLTTPAAVAAALAGMLATAPVLAADYAQAPGAGSILVFATKYDGEVFTGSFPGFATKLSFDPANPAAGSLDVVIPLAGAKSGNSDRDSTLQTADFFNVGKFATARYTAKGFRAVGNDQFAADGTLELRGVSKPVTLTFTWKPGTQPVLTGKATVKRLDFGVGGGDWADTKTIPDETAISTIVKFDAK, encoded by the coding sequence ATGAACCTGAAACTGACCACTCCGGCCGCCGTGGCCGCCGCCCTGGCCGGCATGCTGGCCACCGCCCCGGTGCTCGCCGCCGACTACGCGCAGGCCCCCGGCGCCGGCTCGATCCTGGTGTTCGCCACCAAGTACGACGGCGAAGTGTTCACCGGCAGCTTCCCGGGCTTTGCCACCAAGCTCAGCTTCGACCCGGCCAATCCGGCCGCCGGTTCGCTGGACGTGGTGATCCCGCTGGCCGGCGCCAAGAGCGGCAACAGCGACCGTGACTCGACCCTGCAGACCGCCGATTTCTTCAATGTCGGCAAGTTCGCCACCGCTCGCTACACCGCCAAGGGTTTCCGCGCGGTGGGCAATGACCAGTTCGCCGCCGATGGCACCCTGGAACTGCGCGGGGTCAGCAAGCCGGTCACCCTCACCTTCACCTGGAAGCCGGGCACCCAGCCGGTGCTGACCGGCAAGGCCACGGTCAAGCGCCTGGACTTCGGTGTCGGCGGCGGCGACTGGGCCGACACCAAGACCATTCCGGACGAAACCGCGATCAGCACGATCGTGAAGTTCGACGCGAAATGA
- a CDS encoding alpha/beta fold hydrolase — protein sequence MRVIAAALLACLPLSALAASTYGPRLEGFDYGYPVKTFALESQRQSLEMAYLDIAPKKAPVGVVVLLHGKNFCAATWKESIKPLIAAGYRVIAPDQVGFCKSSKPERYQYSFAQLAANTHALLQQLQLGDVPVHLVGHSMGGMLAVRYALMYPQDLRSLSLVNPIGLEDWKALGVPWRSVDAWYAGEMNISYESIRRYQLEVYYDGKWKPAYEPWARMQSGMYEGPGKQAVAWSQALASDMVFNQPVVYEFKNVQVPTTLFIGQKDRTAIGRDLAPLAVKATLGNYPVLGKAAAAAIPGATLVEFAELGHSPQVQDPRQFNSALLKSLKSR from the coding sequence ATGCGCGTGATCGCTGCCGCCCTGCTTGCCTGCCTTCCGCTGTCCGCCCTCGCCGCCTCCACCTACGGGCCACGCCTGGAAGGCTTCGACTACGGCTATCCGGTGAAGACCTTCGCACTGGAGTCGCAGCGGCAGTCGCTGGAAATGGCCTACCTGGACATCGCGCCGAAGAAGGCACCGGTCGGCGTCGTGGTGCTTCTGCATGGCAAGAATTTCTGTGCGGCCACCTGGAAGGAATCGATCAAGCCACTGATCGCCGCCGGCTACCGGGTGATCGCCCCGGACCAGGTGGGCTTCTGCAAGTCCAGCAAGCCCGAGCGCTACCAGTACTCGTTCGCGCAGCTGGCCGCCAACACCCATGCGTTGCTGCAGCAACTGCAGCTGGGGGATGTACCGGTACACCTGGTCGGCCACTCGATGGGCGGCATGCTGGCGGTGCGCTACGCGCTGATGTACCCGCAGGACCTGCGCAGCCTGTCGCTGGTCAACCCGATCGGACTGGAAGACTGGAAGGCGCTCGGCGTGCCCTGGCGCAGCGTGGATGCGTGGTATGCCGGCGAAATGAACATCAGCTATGAGAGCATCCGCCGCTACCAGCTGGAGGTTTACTACGACGGCAAATGGAAGCCGGCCTACGAGCCGTGGGCACGCATGCAGTCGGGCATGTACGAAGGCCCGGGAAAGCAGGCCGTTGCCTGGAGCCAGGCACTGGCCTCGGACATGGTGTTCAACCAGCCGGTGGTCTACGAATTCAAGAACGTGCAGGTGCCGACCACGCTGTTCATTGGCCAGAAGGACCGCACCGCGATCGGCCGGGATCTGGCGCCGCTGGCGGTGAAAGCGACGCTGGGCAATTACCCAGTGCTTGGCAAGGCCGCGGCAGCCGCCATTCCAGGCGCAACGCTGGTCGAGTTCGCCGAGCTGGGCCATTCGCCGCAGGTGCAGGACCCGAGGCAGTTCAACAGCGCGTTATTGAAGTCCTTGAAGTCACGCTGA